One segment of Nocardioides sp. QY071 DNA contains the following:
- a CDS encoding MaoC/PaaZ C-terminal domain-containing protein, translating into MPIDPSIAIGADLGSRTFSWTESDVLLYHLGIGAGARAGDNLSPAALRYTLDDAALQVLPSFGVVAPTFHETDPPPLDLPGCDINLAQVVHGSQAISVSGPLPTSGTATVRTTLTDIWDKGKAAVIWQEGVATSPAGEELWRVRSSIFVKGEGGWGGDRGSAAPVAVPEREADHVSSYTVTPQQALLYRLCGDRNPLHADPGFAKAAGFPAPILHGLCSYGIVLRELTDGLLGGDATRVGGFTGRFAGVVFPGETIRVTGWREGSSVIGSASIEGGERDGSPVLADCVLTLA; encoded by the coding sequence ATGCCGATTGACCCATCGATCGCGATCGGGGCCGACCTCGGCTCCCGCACGTTCTCGTGGACCGAGTCCGACGTGCTGCTCTACCACCTCGGCATCGGCGCCGGAGCGCGTGCCGGCGACAACCTCTCCCCTGCCGCGCTGCGCTACACGCTCGACGACGCGGCGCTGCAGGTGCTGCCGTCGTTCGGCGTCGTCGCCCCGACCTTCCACGAGACCGACCCGCCGCCGCTTGACCTGCCCGGGTGCGACATCAACCTCGCCCAGGTGGTCCACGGCTCGCAGGCGATCTCCGTCTCCGGTCCCCTCCCGACCTCCGGTACGGCGACCGTGCGCACCACGCTCACCGACATCTGGGACAAGGGCAAGGCGGCGGTGATCTGGCAGGAGGGCGTGGCGACGTCTCCGGCGGGCGAGGAGCTGTGGCGGGTCCGCTCGTCGATCTTCGTCAAGGGCGAGGGCGGCTGGGGCGGCGACCGCGGATCGGCGGCTCCCGTGGCGGTGCCCGAGCGCGAGGCCGACCATGTCTCGTCGTACACCGTCACCCCGCAGCAGGCCCTGCTCTACCGGCTGTGCGGCGACCGCAACCCCCTGCACGCCGACCCCGGCTTCGCCAAGGCCGCGGGCTTCCCGGCGCCGATCCTGCACGGGCTGTGCTCCTACGGCATCGTGCTGCGCGAGCTCACCGACGGCCTGCTCGGCGGCGACGCCACCCGGGTCGGCGGGTTCACCGGCCGGTTCGCCGGCGTCGTGTTCCCCGGCGAGACGATCCGGGTCACCGGCTGGCGCGAGGGCTCCTCGGTCATCGGCTCGGCGAGCATCGAGGGCGGCGAGCGCGACGGCTCCCCCGTCCTCGCGGACTGCGTGCTCACGCTGGCCTGA
- the kstD gene encoding 3-oxosteroid 1-dehydrogenase yields MNDSYDVVVVGAGGAGMSAALAAAHQGLDTVLVEKSGHFGGSTARSGGGVWIPGNYALQAAGQVDEGDLDAAKTYLDSIVGDVVPKVRRDTYLDRGPEVLDFLRERTPLRFTWVPEYADYLPEQPGGRPRGRSVEPVPMDARFLGDELDRLHPPYTKAPANLIVTQADFRKLSLGLRTIRGPLTMVKVMVKRLLAVLTGKRMFAMGNAIAIGLRKGLVDAGVPVEYDTALLDLLVEDGRVVGVVVEKDGQRREIRARRGVILGSGGFEHSQELREKFLPQPTSSAWSTGAASNTGAGLLAGTAAGAATDLLDDAWWGPTIPLPGRAWFCLAERNLPGSIIVNSAGERYMNEALPYVEATHEIYKGQATGVDHVPSYMVFDQTYRNRYLFAGVAGRQPFPGRWYKEGVVVRADTLEELAAKVGLPSGSLDATVDRFNGFARSGVDEDFHRGESAYDKYYSDPTVKPNCSLAPIEKGPFYAVKIVPGDLGTKGGLVTDERARVLREDGAVIPGLYAAGNVSSAVMGNTYPGPGGTIGPAIVFGYLAAEDIAHAD; encoded by the coding sequence ATGAACGACTCCTACGACGTCGTCGTGGTCGGCGCCGGCGGTGCTGGCATGTCGGCCGCGCTCGCCGCGGCCCACCAAGGCCTCGACACCGTCCTGGTCGAGAAGAGCGGCCACTTCGGCGGCTCCACCGCGCGCTCGGGCGGCGGGGTGTGGATCCCCGGCAACTACGCGCTGCAGGCGGCCGGACAGGTCGACGAGGGCGACCTCGACGCCGCGAAGACCTATCTCGACTCGATCGTCGGCGACGTCGTGCCGAAGGTGCGCCGCGACACCTACCTCGACCGCGGCCCGGAGGTGCTCGACTTCCTGCGCGAGAGGACGCCGCTGCGGTTCACGTGGGTGCCCGAGTACGCCGACTACCTTCCCGAGCAGCCCGGCGGCCGTCCGCGCGGGCGCAGCGTCGAGCCGGTCCCGATGGACGCGCGCTTCCTCGGCGACGAGCTCGACCGGCTGCACCCGCCATACACCAAGGCGCCGGCCAACCTGATCGTCACCCAGGCCGACTTCCGCAAGCTGAGCCTGGGCCTGCGCACGATCCGTGGTCCGCTCACCATGGTCAAGGTGATGGTCAAGCGGCTGCTCGCGGTCCTCACCGGCAAGCGGATGTTCGCGATGGGCAACGCGATCGCGATCGGCCTGCGCAAGGGCCTGGTCGACGCGGGCGTGCCCGTCGAGTACGACACCGCGCTGCTCGACCTGCTCGTCGAGGACGGCCGCGTGGTGGGCGTGGTGGTCGAGAAGGATGGCCAGCGCCGCGAGATCCGCGCCCGGCGCGGCGTGATCCTCGGCTCGGGCGGCTTCGAGCACAGCCAGGAGCTGCGCGAGAAGTTCCTGCCCCAGCCGACCTCGTCGGCCTGGTCGACGGGTGCCGCGTCCAACACCGGCGCCGGACTGCTCGCCGGTACGGCGGCCGGTGCCGCCACCGACCTGCTCGACGACGCCTGGTGGGGTCCGACCATCCCGCTCCCGGGCCGGGCCTGGTTCTGCCTCGCCGAGCGCAACCTGCCCGGCTCGATCATCGTTAACTCGGCCGGCGAGCGGTACATGAACGAGGCGCTCCCCTACGTCGAGGCCACCCACGAGATCTACAAGGGCCAGGCCACCGGCGTGGACCACGTTCCGTCGTACATGGTCTTCGACCAGACCTACCGCAACCGCTACCTGTTCGCCGGCGTCGCCGGCCGGCAGCCGTTCCCGGGGCGTTGGTACAAGGAGGGCGTCGTCGTGCGGGCCGACACGCTCGAGGAGCTGGCCGCGAAGGTCGGCCTGCCGTCGGGCTCGCTCGACGCCACCGTGGACCGGTTCAACGGGTTCGCCCGTTCGGGCGTCGACGAGGACTTCCACCGCGGCGAGTCGGCGTACGACAAGTACTACTCCGACCCGACCGTGAAGCCGAACTGCTCCCTCGCGCCGATCGAGAAGGGCCCGTTCTACGCGGTCAAGATCGTGCCCGGTGACCTCGGCACCAAGGGCGGCCTGGTCACCGACGAGCGCGCCCGGGTGTTGCGCGAGGACGGCGCGGTCATCCCCGGCCTGTACGCCGCCGGCAACGTCTCGTCGGCCGTCATGGGCAACACCTACCCGGGCCCGGGTGGCACGATCGGTCCCGCCATCGTGTTCGGATATCTCGCTGCGGAGGACATCGCCCATGCCGATTGA
- a CDS encoding calcium-binding protein translates to MKKTNAVGCALAAALALGTAAPALAQDYVGTPKKDKIIGTPGDDRIMGLAGKDKLWGGDGNDRIEGADGNDKIYGGNGNDYPLIGGEGKDKIFGEAGDDGISGGNGNDKINTGDGEDSASGGAGNDKMRSGNGDPTHAETRWDEATQTSVPDGYAGSNLSGDDGRDKLWGGAGNDRLDGGDDRDKLKGGDGSDGLLGGADNDQLKAGNGHDSLDGGPGEDKLVGGPGDDYLSGGAGKDKLKGGAGNDTFQEYDYYSYTNAEDHLPGEGDLYKGGAGNDSFGTKWSLLTGLVKAIGGAGDDTYYIGDIDQDSVLKPGAGNDKLYIKNPVKGMKIKCGAGADTVYFNIAVKKVKTKGCETVLYGKDAFHWDPDGTQVVNWRSLFE, encoded by the coding sequence ATGAAGAAGACCAATGCAGTCGGCTGCGCGCTCGCGGCCGCTCTCGCGCTGGGTACGGCCGCTCCGGCGCTCGCGCAGGACTATGTGGGCACGCCGAAGAAGGACAAGATCATCGGCACGCCCGGCGACGACCGGATCATGGGCCTGGCCGGCAAGGACAAGCTCTGGGGCGGCGACGGCAACGACCGGATCGAGGGTGCCGACGGCAACGACAAGATCTACGGCGGCAACGGCAACGACTACCCGTTGATCGGCGGCGAGGGCAAGGACAAGATCTTCGGTGAGGCCGGCGACGACGGCATCAGCGGTGGCAACGGCAACGACAAGATCAACACCGGCGACGGTGAGGACAGCGCCTCCGGCGGTGCGGGCAACGACAAGATGAGGTCGGGCAACGGCGACCCCACCCACGCCGAGACGCGGTGGGACGAGGCGACCCAGACGTCCGTTCCCGACGGCTATGCCGGCTCCAATCTCAGCGGCGACGACGGCAGGGACAAGCTGTGGGGCGGTGCGGGCAACGACAGGCTCGACGGCGGTGACGACCGGGACAAGCTCAAGGGTGGCGACGGGTCGGACGGCCTCCTCGGCGGTGCCGACAACGACCAGCTCAAGGCCGGCAACGGTCACGACTCCCTCGACGGCGGTCCCGGTGAGGACAAGCTCGTCGGTGGCCCGGGCGACGACTACCTGTCCGGCGGCGCGGGCAAGGACAAGCTGAAGGGTGGCGCCGGGAACGACACCTTCCAGGAGTACGACTACTACAGCTACACCAACGCCGAGGACCACCTCCCGGGCGAGGGCGACCTCTACAAGGGTGGCGCCGGCAACGACTCCTTCGGCACCAAGTGGAGCCTGCTCACCGGCCTGGTCAAGGCCATCGGCGGCGCCGGTGACGACACCTACTACATCGGCGACATCGACCAGGACTCGGTGCTCAAGCCGGGCGCCGGCAACGACAAGCTCTACATCAAGAACCCCGTGAAGGGCATGAAGATCAAGTGCGGCGCTGGCGCCGACACGGTCTACTTCAACATCGCGGTCAAGAAGGTCAAGACCAAGGGCTGCGAGACCGTGCTCTACGGCAAGGACGCCTTCCACTGGGACCCGGACGGCACGCAGGTCGTGAACTGGCGCTCGCTGTTCGAGTGA
- a CDS encoding calcium-binding protein, whose product MKKMKAASCALAAALALGTAAPALAQDYLGTPKKDKITGTPGDDQIMGLAGKDKLWGGDGNDRVEGGAGNDKVFGGNGNDYPLLGGEGNDKIFGEAGNDGIEGGLGNDKINTGDGADYATGDQGNDKMRAGNGDPTQPDPNKGGYDGTSLEGGVGKDKLWGGSGNDYLYGGADNDKLNGGAGADVTYGDDGDDKVKGGDGDDSAAGGAGDDNVKGGPGNDYVTGEAGRDKVIGGPGDDQFWEPAGEGDVLKGGAGNDTFGGLYGLLSGTFKAIGGAGDDIIMVGDVDEDTVIKPGAGNDKVYVKNPYKGMKIKCGAGLDTIYFNIKVKKVKAKGCETVVYGKDPYHWDAEGAQPVWWRSLVG is encoded by the coding sequence ATGAAGAAGATGAAGGCGGCCAGCTGCGCGCTCGCCGCTGCCCTGGCACTCGGTACGGCCGCTCCGGCCCTGGCCCAGGACTACCTGGGCACGCCGAAGAAGGACAAGATCACCGGGACCCCCGGCGACGACCAGATCATGGGTCTGGCCGGCAAGGACAAGCTCTGGGGCGGCGACGGCAACGACCGTGTCGAGGGCGGCGCGGGCAATGACAAGGTCTTCGGCGGCAATGGCAACGACTACCCGCTCCTCGGCGGCGAGGGCAACGACAAGATCTTCGGCGAGGCCGGCAACGACGGCATCGAGGGCGGTCTCGGCAACGACAAGATCAACACCGGTGACGGCGCCGACTACGCCACCGGCGACCAGGGCAACGACAAGATGCGGGCCGGCAACGGCGACCCGACGCAGCCCGACCCCAACAAGGGCGGCTACGACGGCACCAGCCTCGAGGGCGGGGTGGGCAAGGACAAGCTGTGGGGCGGGTCCGGCAACGACTACCTCTACGGCGGCGCGGACAACGACAAGCTCAACGGCGGTGCGGGCGCCGACGTGACCTACGGCGACGACGGCGACGACAAGGTCAAGGGCGGCGACGGCGACGACTCCGCGGCCGGCGGCGCCGGAGACGACAACGTCAAGGGCGGTCCCGGCAACGACTACGTGACGGGCGAGGCCGGTCGCGACAAGGTGATCGGTGGCCCGGGCGACGACCAGTTCTGGGAGCCGGCCGGCGAGGGCGACGTGCTCAAGGGCGGTGCCGGCAACGACACCTTCGGCGGCCTGTACGGCCTGCTGTCGGGCACCTTCAAGGCCATCGGTGGCGCGGGTGACGACATCATCATGGTCGGCGACGTCGACGAGGACACGGTGATCAAGCCGGGTGCGGGCAACGACAAGGTCTACGTCAAGAACCCCTACAAGGGCATGAAGATCAAGTGCGGTGCGGGCCTCGACACGATCTACTTCAACATCAAGGTGAAGAAGGTCAAGGCCAAGGGCTGCGAGACCGTCGTCTACGGCAAGGACCCCTACCACTGGGACGCCGAGGGCGCCCAGCCGGTGTGGTGGCGCTCGCTGGTCGGCTGA
- the hsaA gene encoding 3-hydroxy-9,10-secoandrosta-1,3,5(10)-triene-9,17-dione monooxygenase oxygenase subunit: MNQDFAPEVTAVLDGVRDLLPTIRERAEEGERLRVIPDASIKELEETGFFRLLQPKRYGGIEADPVAFYTAVRDIATADGATGWVSSVVGVHPWQVALFADEAQQAVWGDDQTVRLSSSYAPTGKAVITEGGFKLSGKWSFSSGSDHCSWVLLGGLVFNEDGQVVDFRTFMVPREKYQIVDVWNVVGLRGTGSNDIVVEETFIPEAFTLSMGETGACRGPGQEVNTSDLYKLPFHSIFTSTIATPIIGMAKGAYAEHVEMQQKRVRAAYLGEKASLDPFAAVRIARASSEIDAAWALLINNIREEQAHVAKGEQIPLELRLRVRRDQVLGTARSIEAIDALFEASGGRALAEGTYLQRAWRDSHAGRVHAANDPERALQMYGAQQFGHKVDPGMY, encoded by the coding sequence ATGAACCAGGACTTCGCCCCCGAGGTGACCGCCGTCCTCGACGGCGTGCGTGACCTCCTCCCGACCATCCGCGAGCGGGCCGAGGAGGGCGAGCGTCTGCGCGTCATCCCGGACGCCTCGATCAAGGAGCTCGAGGAGACCGGCTTCTTCCGGCTGCTCCAGCCGAAGCGGTACGGCGGCATCGAGGCCGACCCGGTTGCCTTCTACACCGCCGTGCGCGACATCGCCACCGCCGACGGCGCCACCGGCTGGGTCTCCAGCGTGGTCGGTGTCCACCCCTGGCAGGTCGCGCTGTTCGCCGACGAGGCGCAGCAGGCTGTGTGGGGGGACGACCAGACGGTGCGGCTGTCGTCGTCGTACGCCCCCACCGGCAAGGCCGTCATCACCGAGGGCGGGTTCAAGCTCTCCGGCAAGTGGAGCTTCTCCTCCGGCTCCGACCACTGCAGCTGGGTGCTGCTCGGCGGCCTCGTGTTCAACGAGGATGGTCAGGTCGTCGACTTCCGCACCTTCATGGTGCCCCGCGAGAAGTACCAGATCGTCGACGTCTGGAACGTCGTCGGCCTGCGTGGCACAGGCTCCAACGACATCGTCGTGGAGGAGACCTTCATCCCCGAGGCGTTCACGCTGTCGATGGGGGAGACCGGCGCCTGCCGCGGTCCGGGCCAGGAGGTCAACACCAGCGACCTCTACAAGCTGCCCTTCCACTCGATCTTCACCAGCACCATCGCCACCCCGATCATCGGCATGGCGAAGGGTGCGTACGCCGAGCACGTCGAGATGCAGCAGAAGCGCGTGCGTGCGGCGTACCTCGGCGAGAAGGCCTCGCTCGACCCGTTCGCCGCGGTCCGCATCGCCCGTGCCTCCTCGGAGATCGACGCCGCCTGGGCACTGCTGATCAACAACATCCGCGAGGAGCAGGCCCACGTCGCGAAGGGTGAGCAGATCCCGCTCGAGCTGCGGCTGCGGGTGCGCCGTGACCAGGTGCTCGGCACCGCCCGCTCGATCGAGGCGATCGATGCGCTGTTCGAGGCGTCGGGCGGTCGTGCGCTCGCCGAGGGCACCTACCTCCAGCGTGCCTGGCGCGACTCGCACGCCGGTCGCGTGCACGCCGCCAACGACCCCGAGCGCGCGCTGCAGATGTACGGCGCCCAGCAGTTCGGCCACAAGGTCGACCCGGGGATGTACTGA
- the hsaD gene encoding 4,5:9,10-diseco-3-hydroxy-5,9,17-trioxoandrosta-1(10),2-diene-4-oate hydrolase, with amino-acid sequence MPDFSKEGTRRSAKAGDITLNYYEAGESSDVGGGLPFVLLHGGGPGASAWSNFGPALPRFAESFRTLLVDQPGFGASDKPEVQANYFRHSASYLVKLLDELQIERVHLLGNSLGGGTATRFALEYPDRVGRLVLMGPGGLSTNLFHADPTEGVQRLMDFSMNPSREALRAFISTMVVNQALVTDELVEERFADATAPGSLEAMRSMGASFWNPEWAEDGMLWREAHRLRKHTLLTWGREDRVNPLDGALVALKQIPKAQLHVFPNCGHWAQIEAAEEFAEICTAFLARHKERS; translated from the coding sequence ATGCCCGACTTCTCCAAGGAGGGGACCCGTCGCTCGGCGAAGGCCGGCGACATCACCCTGAACTACTACGAGGCCGGCGAGTCGTCCGACGTCGGGGGAGGGCTGCCGTTCGTGCTCCTGCACGGCGGTGGGCCCGGCGCCTCGGCGTGGAGCAACTTCGGCCCGGCACTGCCGCGCTTCGCGGAGAGCTTCCGCACCCTGCTGGTCGACCAGCCCGGCTTCGGTGCCTCCGACAAGCCCGAGGTGCAGGCCAACTACTTCCGCCACTCCGCGTCGTACCTCGTCAAGCTGCTCGACGAGCTGCAGATCGAGCGGGTCCACCTGCTCGGCAACTCCCTCGGTGGAGGTACGGCGACCCGGTTCGCGCTGGAATACCCCGACCGCGTCGGCCGGCTGGTGCTGATGGGCCCCGGCGGACTGTCGACCAACCTGTTCCACGCCGACCCGACCGAGGGCGTCCAGCGGCTGATGGACTTCAGCATGAACCCCAGCCGCGAGGCACTGCGGGCGTTCATCTCCACGATGGTCGTCAACCAGGCCCTGGTCACCGACGAGCTCGTCGAGGAGCGCTTCGCCGACGCCACCGCGCCGGGCTCGCTCGAGGCCATGCGCTCGATGGGCGCGTCGTTCTGGAACCCGGAGTGGGCCGAGGACGGCATGCTCTGGCGCGAGGCGCACCGGCTGCGCAAGCACACCCTGCTGACGTGGGGCCGCGAGGACCGGGTGAACCCGCTCGACGGCGCGCTGGTCGCGCTCAAGCAGATCCCCAAGGCCCAGCTCCACGTCTTCCCCAACTGCGGCCACTGGGCACAGATCGAGGCGGCCGAGGAGTTCGCCGAGATCTGCACCGCCTTCCTGGCCCGCCACAAGGAGCGTTCGTGA
- the hsaC gene encoding iron-dependent extradiol dioxygenase HsaC has product MTIDIKSMGYIRVASTDLGAWKTFAGKVLGLAEGRGPDPDHQYWRIDEVSARVVVFPSDVDQLDCTGWELADHQALQAAREHLQKAGVEFEEGTKDELDERRVQELIRFRDPWDNVFELFHGITYEARPVVTPYAATFVTGDQGMGHIVVPVLDDVEALRFYTEVLGFRLRDSMSMPGEFVGKEPGSKVWLRFLGVNPRHHSLAFLPMPNPSKCVHVMLEVDKLDHVGRALERVRKHGAPLSATLGRHMNDEMISFYVKSPGGFDVEFGTEGMTVDDARWVARESTAVSYWGHVFGGQ; this is encoded by the coding sequence GTGACGATCGACATCAAGTCCATGGGCTACATCCGGGTCGCGAGCACCGACCTGGGGGCCTGGAAGACCTTCGCCGGCAAGGTGCTCGGCCTCGCCGAGGGCCGCGGCCCCGACCCGGACCACCAGTACTGGCGCATCGACGAGGTCTCCGCGCGGGTGGTGGTGTTCCCCTCCGACGTCGACCAGCTCGACTGCACCGGTTGGGAACTCGCCGACCACCAGGCCCTGCAGGCCGCCCGTGAGCACCTGCAGAAGGCCGGCGTGGAGTTCGAGGAAGGCACCAAGGACGAGCTCGACGAGCGCCGGGTCCAGGAGCTGATCCGGTTCCGCGACCCGTGGGACAACGTGTTCGAGCTGTTCCACGGCATCACCTACGAGGCGCGACCCGTCGTGACGCCGTACGCCGCCACCTTCGTCACCGGCGACCAGGGCATGGGTCACATCGTCGTCCCGGTGCTCGACGACGTCGAGGCGCTGCGGTTCTACACCGAGGTCCTCGGCTTCCGGCTGCGTGACTCGATGAGCATGCCCGGCGAGTTCGTCGGCAAGGAGCCGGGCAGCAAGGTCTGGCTGCGCTTCCTCGGCGTCAACCCGCGCCACCACTCGCTGGCCTTCCTGCCGATGCCCAACCCGAGCAAGTGCGTCCACGTGATGCTCGAGGTCGACAAGCTCGACCACGTCGGTCGAGCGCTCGAGCGCGTCCGCAAGCACGGTGCGCCGCTGTCGGCCACCCTGGGCCGCCACATGAACGACGAGATGATCTCGTTCTACGTCAAGTCGCCCGGCGGCTTCGACGTCGAGTTCGGCACCGAGGGCATGACCGTCGACGACGCCCGCTGGGTGGCGCGCGAGTCGACCGCCGTCTCGTACTGGGGCCACGTGTTCGGCGGCCAGTGA
- a CDS encoding flavin reductase family protein, which produces MSEIPEGISPDARETWPHPELIQSWLGDAEVDFELRPGEEVAVHDDPAAQAAARRFRDTLGCFASGITVITTMSGDEPVGMTCQSFASVSLDPPLITFVPARSSRAWPAIQRSGRFCVNVLAADQEHVSGQMATKGIDKFAGISWQPAAATGSPVIEGTLAHLDCTIHAVYEGGDHFIVVGKVEHLEAHSEDAAVAEPLLYFKGRYRTTDS; this is translated from the coding sequence GTGAGCGAGATCCCGGAGGGCATCAGCCCCGACGCGCGGGAGACCTGGCCGCACCCCGAGCTGATCCAGTCGTGGCTCGGGGACGCCGAGGTCGACTTCGAGCTGCGTCCCGGTGAGGAGGTCGCGGTCCACGACGACCCGGCGGCCCAGGCCGCCGCGCGCCGGTTCCGCGACACCCTGGGCTGCTTCGCTTCCGGGATCACCGTGATCACCACGATGAGCGGCGACGAGCCGGTCGGCATGACCTGCCAGTCCTTCGCCAGCGTCTCGCTCGACCCGCCGCTGATCACCTTCGTCCCGGCGCGCAGCTCGCGCGCCTGGCCGGCGATCCAGCGCTCGGGCCGGTTCTGCGTCAACGTCCTGGCCGCCGACCAGGAGCACGTCTCCGGGCAGATGGCGACCAAGGGGATCGACAAGTTCGCCGGGATCTCCTGGCAGCCCGCGGCGGCGACCGGGTCGCCCGTCATCGAGGGCACGCTCGCGCACCTCGACTGCACCATCCACGCGGTCTACGAGGGTGGCGACCACTTCATCGTCGTCGGCAAGGTCGAGCACCTCGAGGCGCACTCCGAGGACGCCGCAGTCGCCGAGCCACTCCTCTACTTCAAGGGCCGCTACCGCACCACCGACTCGTGA
- a CDS encoding acyl-CoA dehydrogenase family protein, producing the protein MQFELSEEQAELAATVRGLLEKRADSAAVRAASTSETGYDEALWATLCEQIGVAALGVPEEYDGVGVSFFETAVVLEELGRTIAPSPLLATTVATEALLAGATDDARKRLLPRIAAGEIATIALDDGPVLDADRAEILLAVRGDDLVEVSGATATWAESMDQSVRLARLDLSAAELTVIGDGNAARARAELVGAAAVAALAVGLSDRALRMTVGYLKERVQFGRPIGSFQALKHRMADLLARVEMSRSASWAASYALADTDTDAAEAAFLTHAAASYALETAALAASECVQLHGGIAITWEHDAHLVFKRAHALGQLYGAPHRHRAAVDL; encoded by the coding sequence ATGCAGTTCGAGCTCAGCGAGGAGCAGGCCGAGCTGGCGGCGACCGTCCGCGGCCTGCTGGAGAAGCGTGCCGACTCGGCCGCCGTCCGCGCGGCGTCGACCTCGGAGACGGGGTACGACGAGGCGCTCTGGGCGACCCTGTGCGAGCAGATCGGCGTGGCGGCGCTCGGCGTTCCCGAGGAGTACGACGGCGTCGGGGTGTCCTTCTTCGAGACCGCCGTGGTGCTCGAGGAGCTCGGCCGCACCATCGCGCCGAGCCCGCTGCTGGCCACCACGGTCGCCACCGAGGCGCTGCTGGCGGGCGCGACCGACGACGCGAGGAAGCGGCTGCTCCCCCGCATCGCCGCGGGCGAGATCGCCACGATCGCCCTCGACGACGGCCCGGTCCTCGACGCCGACCGCGCCGAGATCCTCCTCGCGGTCCGCGGCGACGACCTGGTCGAGGTGAGCGGCGCGACCGCGACCTGGGCCGAGTCGATGGACCAGAGCGTCCGGCTCGCCCGGCTCGATCTGTCCGCTGCGGAGCTGACCGTGATCGGCGACGGCAACGCCGCCCGCGCGCGGGCCGAGCTCGTCGGTGCGGCGGCCGTGGCCGCCCTCGCGGTCGGCCTGTCGGACCGGGCGCTGCGGATGACGGTCGGCTACCTCAAGGAGCGGGTGCAGTTCGGCCGCCCGATCGGGTCCTTCCAGGCGCTCAAGCACCGGATGGCCGACCTGCTGGCGCGGGTCGAGATGTCCCGCTCGGCGAGCTGGGCGGCCTCCTACGCCCTCGCCGACACGGACACCGACGCCGCGGAGGCGGCCTTCCTGACCCACGCCGCGGCGTCGTACGCCCTCGAGACGGCGGCCCTGGCCGCCAGCGAGTGCGTCCAGCTGCACGGCGGCATCGCGATCACCTGGGAGCACGACGCCCACCTGGTGTTCAAGCGCGCCCACGCACTCGGGCAGCTGTACGGCGCACCGCACCGGCACCGGGCAGCCGTGGACCTCTGA
- a CDS encoding acyl-CoA dehydrogenase family protein has protein sequence MKFELTTDQQDFAASLDSLLAAADTVAAARGWAAGDHAAGLKLWERLAEQGLTMLATEASPVEVCVAFEALGRHAVPGPWVEAAAYLPVALGAEVEGVATVAMPRALDADVADAVYAVVGDTLHTATAGKAHTSVDRSRHLFDVTPGDAVEHGDLAAAYDLAVLATAAQLLGAGERVLADAVTYVKQRKQFGREIGSYQAIKHKLADVRIALDFARPLVLGAALDPTPRAVSAAKVACADAAYLASRTGLQVHGAIGYTQEFDLSVWITKIRALVTAWGTPAAHRARILETLRSA, from the coding sequence ATGAAGTTCGAGCTCACCACCGACCAGCAGGACTTCGCCGCCTCCCTCGACTCCCTGCTGGCCGCAGCCGACACCGTCGCCGCGGCCCGCGGCTGGGCGGCAGGCGACCATGCCGCCGGCCTCAAGCTGTGGGAGCGGCTGGCCGAGCAGGGCCTGACCATGCTCGCCACCGAGGCCTCCCCCGTCGAGGTCTGCGTCGCGTTCGAGGCGCTCGGCCGCCACGCCGTCCCCGGCCCGTGGGTCGAGGCTGCCGCCTACCTGCCCGTGGCGCTCGGCGCCGAGGTGGAGGGCGTCGCCACCGTCGCGATGCCGCGGGCGCTGGACGCGGACGTCGCCGACGCGGTGTACGCCGTCGTCGGCGACACCCTGCACACCGCCACCGCCGGGAAGGCCCACACCTCGGTCGACCGCAGCCGCCACCTGTTCGACGTCACGCCCGGCGACGCCGTCGAGCACGGCGACCTCGCGGCGGCGTACGACCTGGCCGTGCTCGCGACCGCCGCCCAGCTGCTGGGTGCCGGCGAGAGGGTGCTCGCCGACGCGGTGACCTACGTCAAGCAGCGCAAGCAGTTCGGCCGCGAGATCGGCTCCTACCAGGCGATCAAGCACAAGCTCGCCGACGTGCGCATCGCGCTCGACTTCGCCCGGCCGCTGGTCCTCGGCGCTGCTCTCGACCCGACGCCCCGCGCGGTCTCGGCCGCCAAGGTCGCCTGCGCGGACGCGGCGTACCTCGCCTCCCGCACCGGCCTGCAGGTGCACGGGGCGATCGGCTACACCCAGGAGTTCGACCTCAGCGTGTGGATCACCAAGATCCGCGCGCTGGTCACCGCCTGGGGAACGCCGGCCGCGCACCGCGCCCGCATCCTCGAGACCCTCCGGAGCGCGTGA